One part of the [Pantoea] beijingensis genome encodes these proteins:
- a CDS encoding intracellular growth attenuator family protein: MSTIIIILAVMLACSIVAGCFFWYAMRHRPPLAKPLPFINPPHRKLTNEERTAVERYVDALAKNTTSTLPSGTSASPVKLTLTSQSNNVYPVTRAITRYGLSTDEPQKWRYYLDAVEVHLPPLWEQYIAEENYVELIKTQTIPLVISLNGHSLTGYAFEQPTLPPMVRPLTPNASIRKEEGENIELLHVRKETIEEYTVTRPDGTREAVVICAALLLFFISLLSPALLMPWLIIVGIAMIVISNWFLFRQPKEKVLRDIHCLRGAPKRWGLFGESNQGQTSNISLGIIDLIYPAHWQPYVAYDLGQTTDIDIYLNRHVVRQGRFLSLQDEVRNFPIPRWKKNVVLAGGSLLVLALLISWIPLSMPLKLSMAWIKGTESVHVTSVDVLEKTPLRVGDSLQVSGVGMCSVPSNYQSNRAYAFMPFDCSAIYWNNASPLPQPQSDIIDKAAALLTATNQQLHPQNNTDPKLNPQLATAIQKSGMILLDDFSDLVIKTQDICSQTQDCVRLKNALVNLGNARDWETLVHRANSGALNGMNVLLRPVSAEALENLVNTATSSFFYRETHRAAEALNSPPPGGFLLISDEGRQLVNQQPPAISLFDYDSLEQWQELRRLSATLLHTPFQASGIITSITTDANGTQHIALHSEPDAITLWRYLGTSLLLLLVSISLIINGALALKRIHRNRKRIMEIQRYYDSCFTHALTTIQAVHTRF, encoded by the coding sequence ATGAGTACAATCATTATCATACTGGCTGTCATGCTCGCCTGCTCGATCGTAGCGGGTTGTTTCTTTTGGTACGCTATGCGGCATCGCCCGCCGTTGGCGAAACCACTGCCGTTTATCAATCCGCCGCATCGTAAGTTGACCAACGAAGAGCGTACCGCCGTTGAACGTTACGTCGACGCACTCGCCAAAAACACCACCAGCACCTTACCTTCTGGTACCAGCGCCTCTCCAGTAAAGCTCACGCTAACGTCGCAAAGCAACAATGTTTACCCCGTTACCCGGGCGATTACCCGTTACGGGCTCTCAACCGATGAACCCCAAAAATGGCGCTACTATCTTGACGCCGTGGAAGTCCACCTGCCCCCTTTATGGGAGCAGTACATCGCCGAAGAGAACTACGTTGAGCTGATTAAAACACAGACTATCCCATTGGTGATCTCGCTGAATGGCCACTCACTCACCGGCTATGCCTTTGAACAACCGACACTGCCTCCAATGGTACGTCCTCTCACTCCGAACGCCTCGATCCGTAAAGAAGAGGGAGAAAACATTGAGCTACTCCATGTTCGCAAAGAAACCATTGAGGAATATACCGTTACGCGTCCCGATGGCACGCGTGAAGCCGTAGTTATCTGCGCCGCATTGTTACTGTTTTTTATCAGCCTGTTGTCGCCCGCGCTACTGATGCCCTGGTTAATTATCGTCGGTATTGCCATGATTGTGATCAGCAACTGGTTTCTTTTTCGTCAGCCGAAAGAGAAAGTGCTGCGTGATATACACTGTCTGCGCGGTGCCCCTAAGCGTTGGGGGCTGTTTGGCGAATCTAACCAGGGCCAGACGAGCAATATTTCTTTGGGTATTATCGATCTGATTTATCCCGCACACTGGCAACCTTACGTGGCCTATGATTTAGGGCAAACCACTGATATTGATATTTATCTGAATCGTCATGTCGTCCGGCAGGGACGTTTTTTATCACTGCAGGACGAAGTCCGCAATTTCCCCATTCCACGCTGGAAAAAGAATGTGGTACTGGCAGGTGGTTCGCTACTGGTATTAGCGCTACTGATCAGTTGGATCCCACTCAGCATGCCGCTTAAACTCAGCATGGCCTGGATTAAAGGAACTGAAAGCGTACACGTTACCTCGGTGGACGTACTGGAAAAAACCCCACTACGCGTTGGTGATAGCCTTCAAGTTAGTGGAGTCGGCATGTGCTCCGTACCGTCAAATTATCAAAGCAACCGTGCTTATGCGTTTATGCCATTCGACTGTTCAGCTATTTACTGGAATAACGCATCGCCGTTACCACAGCCGCAATCCGATATTATCGATAAAGCGGCAGCTTTATTGACCGCAACTAACCAGCAACTCCACCCTCAAAATAATACCGATCCTAAACTGAACCCGCAGTTAGCGACCGCCATTCAGAAATCAGGCATGATTTTGCTGGATGACTTCTCTGATTTAGTCATAAAAACCCAGGATATTTGCAGTCAGACACAAGACTGTGTCCGCCTCAAAAATGCACTGGTAAACCTGGGGAACGCTCGGGATTGGGAAACGCTGGTCCACCGTGCCAATTCCGGTGCTTTAAACGGAATGAACGTTTTGTTACGTCCGGTCAGCGCCGAAGCACTGGAAAATCTGGTCAATACCGCAACCTCCTCTTTTTTCTACCGCGAAACGCATCGCGCAGCGGAAGCACTGAATAGCCCCCCTCCGGGTGGTTTTTTGCTTATCAGCGATGAAGGCCGACAGTTGGTTAACCAACAACCTCCCGCCATCTCACTGTTTGATTATGACTCATTGGAGCAGTGGCAAGAACTTCGGCGCCTTTCCGCGACATTATTACATACGCCATTCCAGGCAAGCGGCATCATTACCAGTATCACTACCGATGCCAACGGTACCCAACATATTGCCCTACACAGCGAGCCCGATGCCATTACCCTATGGCGCTACCTTGGCACCAGCTTATTGCTACTGCTGGTAAGCATCAGTTTGATAATTAACGGTGCACTGGCGCTGAAACGTATCCATCGTAACCGCAAGCGTATCATGGAGATCCAGCGCTATTACGATAGCTGTTTTACTCACGCTTTAACGACGATTCAAGCGGTCCACACTCGGTTCTGA
- the pckA gene encoding phosphoenolpyruvate carboxykinase (ATP) yields MRANGLTTQDLVAYGITDTVEIIYNPDYDTLFQEETQPGLQGYERGIQTQSGAIAVDTGIFTGRSPKDKYIVRDTTTRDTLWWSDQGKGKNDNQPLSQETWSELKTLVTRQLSGKRLFVVDAWCGANPDTRLNVRFITEVAWQAHFVKNMFIQPDEAGLANFTPDFVVMNGAKCTNPDWQKQGLHSENFVAFNLTEQIQLIGGTWYGGEMKKGLFAIMNYLLPLKGIASMHCSANVGEKGDVAVFFGLSGTGKTTLSTDPKRQLIGDDEHGWDDDGVFNFEGGCYAKTIKLSEQAEPEIYHAIRRDALLENVVIRSDGSIDFDDGSKTENTRVSYPINHIDNIVKPVSKAGHAKKVIFLTADAFGVLPPISRLSADQTQYHFLSGFTAKLAGTERGVTEPTPTFSACFGAAFLTLHPTQYAEVLVKRMEAAGAEAWLVNTGWNGSGKRISIKDTRAIINAILSGELGEVETQTLPIFNLEVPVALPGIDSGILDPRNTYAEAAQWEEKAKDLAQRFIKNFDKYTDTPAGEALIKAGPQL; encoded by the coding sequence ATGCGCGCTAACGGCCTGACCACGCAGGACCTCGTCGCTTATGGCATCACCGATACGGTTGAGATTATTTATAATCCCGATTATGACACCCTCTTTCAGGAAGAAACCCAGCCCGGCTTGCAGGGCTATGAACGCGGCATACAAACCCAATCCGGCGCGATTGCGGTTGATACCGGCATTTTTACTGGCCGCTCACCAAAAGATAAATACATCGTGCGAGATACCACCACGCGCGACACACTCTGGTGGAGCGATCAAGGTAAAGGTAAAAACGATAACCAACCGCTCTCACAGGAAACGTGGAGTGAACTCAAAACGCTGGTCACCCGGCAACTTTCAGGTAAACGACTTTTCGTGGTCGATGCCTGGTGCGGTGCCAATCCGGATACGCGCCTGAACGTCCGCTTTATCACCGAAGTCGCCTGGCAGGCACACTTCGTCAAAAATATGTTCATCCAACCCGACGAGGCAGGCTTAGCCAACTTCACACCGGATTTTGTGGTGATGAACGGCGCCAAATGTACCAATCCTGACTGGCAGAAACAGGGATTACACTCAGAGAACTTTGTGGCGTTTAACCTGACAGAACAGATACAGCTGATTGGCGGAACCTGGTATGGCGGGGAAATGAAAAAAGGTTTGTTCGCCATTATGAACTACCTGCTGCCGTTAAAGGGCATCGCTTCCATGCACTGCTCAGCGAACGTGGGTGAAAAAGGCGATGTTGCCGTATTCTTTGGTCTGTCAGGCACCGGAAAAACCACGCTTTCGACCGATCCAAAACGTCAGCTCATTGGTGATGATGAGCACGGCTGGGATGATGATGGTGTTTTCAACTTTGAAGGCGGCTGTTACGCGAAAACCATCAAACTTTCCGAGCAGGCTGAACCCGAAATCTACCATGCCATCCGGCGCGATGCATTACTGGAAAATGTGGTGATACGCAGCGACGGCAGCATTGATTTCGATGATGGCAGTAAAACGGAGAACACCCGCGTCTCCTACCCGATTAATCATATCGATAACATCGTTAAGCCGGTTTCAAAAGCCGGCCATGCGAAAAAAGTCATTTTCCTTACCGCAGATGCTTTTGGCGTATTACCGCCGATATCGCGCCTGTCTGCCGATCAAACGCAGTACCATTTCCTCTCCGGTTTTACGGCAAAACTGGCGGGCACGGAACGCGGTGTAACTGAGCCTACGCCCACCTTCTCAGCCTGCTTTGGTGCCGCATTCTTAACGCTGCATCCAACCCAATATGCCGAAGTATTGGTAAAACGTATGGAAGCAGCTGGCGCTGAAGCCTGGCTGGTCAATACTGGCTGGAACGGCAGCGGCAAGCGTATCTCAATTAAAGATACCCGTGCGATTATCAATGCGATTTTAAGCGGGGAACTGGGCGAAGTCGAAACACAGACCTTGCCGATTTTTAATCTGGAAGTACCGGTCGCGCTGCCGGGCATTGACAGTGGAATTCTTGATCCGCGCAATACCTATGCAGAGGCCGCGCAGTGGGAAGAAAAAGCCAAAGATCTGGCCCAGCGTTTTATCAAAAACTTTGATAAGTATACCGATACGCCAGCCGGGGAAGCGTTGATTAAAGCCGGTCCACAGCTTTAA
- a CDS encoding HofP DNA utilization family protein has translation MKCRWISWSIVVIAYFAHARDPFSPPDAMTCLSEIPRPVQWRLQGIIGRKNDYRGWLLSPQGQSLTMSTGDVFPLAPWFIDEIGPMSVMLSEEKSCRPGQYQLTVKGPFDDKDIHHVNRTARYPQPRQ, from the coding sequence ATGAAATGTCGCTGGATTAGCTGGAGTATCGTGGTAATCGCGTATTTTGCTCATGCCCGGGATCCTTTTTCCCCACCTGACGCCATGACTTGCCTGAGTGAGATTCCCCGGCCCGTACAATGGCGTTTGCAAGGGATTATTGGCCGTAAGAATGACTATCGTGGTTGGCTACTCTCGCCTCAGGGACAATCCCTGACGATGTCAACCGGAGACGTTTTCCCCCTCGCCCCCTGGTTCATTGATGAAATTGGCCCGATGAGCGTCATGCTCAGCGAAGAGAAGAGCTGCCGCCCCGGTCAGTATCAGTTAACCGTAAAAGGACCTTTCGATGATAAGGATATTCATCATGTTAATAGGACTGCTCGCTATCCGCAGCCACGCCAATGA
- the hslR gene encoding ribosome-associated heat shock protein Hsp15: protein MTEKTTGGVRLDKWLWAARFYKTRAIAREMIEGGKVHYNGQRSKPGKLVEPNAELTLRQGNDERTVIIQAVIDQRRPASEAQQLYIETAQSIEKREKVALARKMNALTMPHPDRRPEKKERRDLMKFKHSGEE from the coding sequence ATGACAGAGAAAACGACTGGAGGCGTGCGGCTTGATAAATGGTTATGGGCGGCCCGCTTTTATAAAACTCGCGCGATAGCACGTGAAATGATTGAAGGTGGCAAAGTTCACTACAACGGCCAGCGTAGTAAACCCGGAAAGCTGGTTGAACCGAATGCTGAACTCACCCTACGTCAGGGAAATGACGAACGGACGGTAATTATTCAGGCCGTCATCGATCAGCGTCGTCCGGCAAGCGAAGCACAGCAGCTTTATATTGAGACTGCGCAAAGTATCGAAAAACGCGAAAAAGTCGCGCTGGCACGGAAGATGAATGCGTTGACGATGCCTCATCCCGATCGCCGCCCCGAGAAAAAGGAGCGTCGCGACCTGATGAAATTTAAACATTCAGGCGAAGAATAG
- the pilM gene encoding type IV pilus biogenesis protein PilM, translating to MAFQTWQIGLDIQNGKLCALGIQRRRNGWQLRHWWQHALPQDTLRNGMLQRPAELISVLQQWRKQLPRHISLRVGFPPQLVLQRFIELPRQPLREPERNSYVAAAARRFFPIELEALALDYREAVQPVGQICVTAARREALDFWLDSLGQAGLLPQILELTPAALYSLSQALALDPMATLVHRLADHWLWFAPENKQQPWGWCNFDEAESYGMLCQRYLGTPSPAYYSSTEPDPLPDNTRHLLPLDALQLMQPPLPHCTGAFALAAGLALRPEDV from the coding sequence ATGGCTTTTCAGACATGGCAAATAGGGCTGGATATACAGAACGGCAAGCTTTGTGCTCTGGGTATTCAGCGCCGTCGTAACGGCTGGCAGTTACGCCACTGGTGGCAACATGCGTTGCCGCAAGATACGTTAAGGAACGGCATGCTGCAACGTCCGGCAGAACTCATCTCCGTTCTGCAGCAATGGCGTAAGCAGCTGCCGCGTCATATTTCGCTGCGCGTTGGGTTCCCCCCTCAGTTAGTACTCCAGCGTTTTATCGAGTTACCCCGCCAACCTTTACGCGAACCGGAGCGTAACAGTTATGTGGCTGCAGCGGCGCGGCGATTTTTCCCAATTGAGCTGGAAGCTCTGGCGTTGGATTACCGTGAAGCCGTGCAACCCGTGGGGCAAATCTGCGTAACGGCTGCCCGGAGAGAGGCGCTGGATTTCTGGCTCGATAGTCTGGGGCAAGCAGGTTTGTTACCGCAAATACTGGAACTGACGCCGGCAGCGTTATACTCGCTTTCACAGGCCTTGGCACTGGATCCGATGGCGACACTGGTGCATCGTCTTGCCGATCACTGGTTGTGGTTCGCCCCGGAAAATAAACAGCAACCCTGGGGCTGGTGTAATTTTGATGAGGCTGAAAGTTACGGCATGCTATGCCAGCGTTATCTCGGCACGCCTTCGCCAGCTTATTACAGCTCTACTGAGCCTGATCCCTTACCAGATAATACCCGTCATTTGCTCCCACTGGATGCTTTACAGCTTATGCAGCCTCCCTTACCGCATTGTACTGGCGCATTTGCGCTGGCTGCTGGCCTGGCGTTAAGACCAGAGGATGTTTGA
- a CDS encoding PilN domain-containing protein: MIWVNFLPWRQRRRQRALYQWLMRALTPLLFGISLSIAIGWQLSEENYRWRERIARQEEAITQAGVLSAYLAQSLQEQRQLQVVQQKRLQQRQRNRGWHQFSQQLAQLMPETLWLTTIKKREEGVRIVGFCQQLADVREFRQQLGTLSLFQQVENQGVIRQAPGQLQFILLAKEVLDG, from the coding sequence ATGATCTGGGTTAATTTTCTACCGTGGCGGCAGCGACGGCGTCAGCGAGCGTTATATCAATGGCTGATGCGAGCACTGACTCCATTACTGTTCGGGATAAGTTTGTCGATCGCTATCGGTTGGCAACTGAGCGAAGAAAACTACCGCTGGCGTGAGCGTATTGCACGCCAGGAGGAGGCGATTACACAGGCCGGGGTGCTATCAGCATACCTTGCACAATCACTGCAAGAGCAGAGGCAATTGCAGGTGGTACAACAGAAGCGCCTGCAACAACGCCAGCGCAATCGCGGTTGGCATCAATTCTCGCAGCAGTTGGCACAGTTGATGCCGGAGACGCTCTGGCTGACCACGATTAAAAAACGTGAGGAGGGCGTGCGCATTGTTGGGTTTTGCCAGCAACTGGCGGATGTGCGTGAGTTTCGTCAGCAGTTAGGTACGTTATCGCTATTTCAGCAGGTCGAAAACCAGGGGGTTATTCGCCAGGCACCAGGGCAATTGCAGTTTATTCTCCTGGCAAAGGAGGTGCTGGATGGATGA
- the mrcA gene encoding peptidoglycan glycosyltransferase/peptidoglycan DD-transpeptidase MrcA, with protein MKFVKYFLILAVCCILLGAGSVYGLYKYIEPQLPDVNTLKDIRLQTPMQVYSADNELIAQYGEKRRIPLKLQQIPPEMVKAFIATEDSRFYEHHGVDPIGIFRAASIALVSGRASQGASTITQQLARNFFLSPERTLMRKIKEAFLAVRIEQLLTKDEILELYLNKIYLGYRAYGVGAAAQVYFGKNVDQLTLSEMAVIAGLPKAPSTFNPIYSHDRAQSRRNVVLARLLDQRYITQAQYNEARNEPLVATYHGPKITFSAPYLTEMVRQEMIKRYGENAYTDGFKVYTTVTQKLQTAAQSSVRDNVLAYDMRHGYRGPANVLWKAGEAAWDKTAILKALNALPVYGPLIPAVITSTNSDEATALLRDGSTVSLGMGGMRWARPYKSDTLQGATPRSITQVVQTGQQVWVRSVDNDWWLAQVPDVNSALISLDPKDGAVRALVGGFDFNQSKFNRVTQALRQVGSNIKPFLYTAAMDRGLTLASILNDVPISRWDAGAGSDWRPKNSPARYDGPIRLRQGLGESKNVVMVRAMRAMGVDYAAEYLQRFGFPAQNIVHTESLALGSASFTPMQLVRGYAVMANGGFLVDPYFISKIENEQGETVFEEKPKIACTECHLPVIYGDTQKAVALSEDSIENVAVSQDGRNVAVPQPQLEQVPQGDTQQKGEQQYAPHVINTPLSFLIKSALNSNIFGEPGWMGTGWRAGRDLKRNDIGGKTGTTNSSKDAWFSGYGPGVVTSVWIGFDDHRRDLGRTTASGAIKDQISGYEGGAKSAQPAWDEFMQAALDGVPIQPLTPPEGVVSINIDRATGKLANGGGNTRQEYFIDGTQPTEYSVHDVGTTLMDNGESHELF; from the coding sequence GTGAAGTTCGTAAAGTATTTTTTGATCCTTGCAGTGTGTTGCATTTTGCTGGGAGCCGGTTCGGTATATGGCTTGTACAAGTACATTGAGCCCCAGCTACCCGATGTGAATACGCTGAAAGACATTCGGCTACAAACGCCGATGCAGGTTTACAGCGCGGATAATGAGCTGATCGCCCAATATGGTGAAAAACGCCGTATTCCGTTGAAGCTACAACAAATTCCGCCAGAAATGGTGAAAGCGTTTATTGCTACAGAAGATAGTCGCTTCTATGAGCATCATGGCGTCGACCCTATTGGTATTTTCCGTGCGGCGAGTATTGCGCTGGTTTCAGGGCGGGCCTCACAAGGGGCAAGTACTATTACACAGCAGCTGGCGAGAAATTTTTTCCTCAGTCCTGAGCGCACGCTAATGCGTAAAATTAAGGAAGCGTTTCTGGCGGTGCGCATCGAGCAATTGCTGACCAAAGATGAGATCCTTGAGCTCTATCTGAATAAAATCTATCTCGGTTATCGCGCGTACGGCGTTGGCGCGGCCGCACAGGTTTATTTTGGTAAGAACGTCGATCAACTCACGCTCAGCGAAATGGCGGTGATTGCCGGTTTGCCTAAAGCGCCCTCGACCTTCAACCCAATATACTCACATGACCGTGCGCAATCGCGACGGAATGTGGTGCTGGCACGCCTGTTGGATCAGCGTTACATCACTCAGGCGCAGTATAATGAAGCGCGTAATGAACCACTGGTTGCGACCTACCATGGTCCCAAAATTACCTTCTCCGCCCCCTATCTGACAGAAATGGTACGGCAGGAGATGATTAAGCGTTACGGCGAAAATGCCTACACTGACGGTTTTAAAGTCTATACAACCGTAACGCAAAAGCTGCAAACCGCCGCACAAAGCTCGGTGCGCGATAATGTTCTGGCCTACGATATGCGCCATGGCTATCGCGGACCTGCCAATGTTTTGTGGAAAGCGGGTGAAGCTGCGTGGGATAAAACGGCAATCCTCAAGGCACTGAATGCTCTCCCGGTATATGGCCCGCTGATTCCAGCGGTAATTACCTCCACCAATAGTGATGAAGCTACCGCGCTGTTGCGTGATGGCAGTACGGTTTCACTAGGCATGGGCGGGATGCGGTGGGCACGTCCGTATAAATCCGACACTTTACAAGGTGCCACGCCACGCAGCATCACGCAGGTAGTACAAACCGGGCAGCAAGTTTGGGTGCGCAGTGTTGATAATGACTGGTGGCTGGCACAGGTTCCGGATGTTAACTCCGCGCTGATCTCACTGGACCCTAAAGATGGGGCGGTGCGTGCACTGGTTGGCGGCTTTGACTTTAACCAAAGCAAGTTTAACCGCGTAACTCAGGCGTTACGTCAGGTTGGGTCTAATATCAAACCGTTCCTGTATACCGCCGCAATGGATCGTGGCTTAACCCTCGCGTCCATCCTGAATGACGTACCGATTTCACGCTGGGACGCAGGCGCAGGCTCTGACTGGCGTCCAAAAAACTCGCCGGCACGCTATGATGGTCCTATTCGTCTGCGCCAGGGTTTGGGCGAGTCGAAGAACGTTGTCATGGTGCGCGCAATGCGTGCGATGGGTGTCGATTACGCCGCAGAATATTTACAGCGTTTTGGCTTTCCTGCACAAAACATCGTGCATACCGAATCATTAGCGCTCGGCTCAGCCTCTTTTACCCCGATGCAGTTGGTGCGCGGTTATGCCGTGATGGCGAATGGCGGCTTCCTTGTCGATCCTTACTTTATTAGTAAGATCGAAAACGAGCAGGGCGAGACGGTATTTGAAGAAAAACCGAAAATTGCCTGCACGGAATGCCATTTGCCGGTCATTTATGGCGATACGCAAAAAGCGGTCGCACTCAGCGAAGACAGTATTGAAAATGTTGCAGTCTCGCAAGACGGGCGTAACGTTGCAGTACCGCAACCGCAGCTGGAACAGGTTCCGCAGGGAGACACTCAGCAGAAGGGTGAACAACAGTATGCGCCTCATGTGATTAACACGCCGCTCTCATTCCTGATTAAAAGCGCGCTGAACTCAAACATTTTCGGCGAACCGGGCTGGATGGGGACTGGCTGGCGTGCAGGACGCGATCTGAAGCGCAACGACATTGGCGGTAAAACCGGTACGACGAATAGCTCGAAAGATGCATGGTTCTCCGGCTACGGGCCCGGCGTTGTTACCTCAGTCTGGATCGGTTTCGACGATCACCGCCGTGATCTGGGACGCACAACAGCCTCTGGCGCGATTAAAGATCAGATCTCCGGCTACGAAGGGGGAGCGAAGAGCGCTCAGCCAGCGTGGGATGAGTTTATGCAGGCCGCTCTTGATGGTGTGCCGATACAACCATTGACCCCACCAGAGGGCGTCGTCTCGATAAATATCGACCGCGCGACAGGCAAACTGGCTAATGGTGGTGGTAATACTCGGCAGGAGTACTTTATCGATGGCACTCAGCCAACGGAGTATTCGGTGCATGATGTGGGAACCACATTGATGGACAACGGCGAAAGCCACGAGTTGTTCTAA
- the hslO gene encoding Hsp33 family molecular chaperone HslO, with translation MSHQDKMHRYLFENHAVRGELVTVSQTWQEITAGHGYPQPVQQLLGELLVATSLLTATLKFDGDITVQLQGDGALNLAVINGNNRQEMRGVARMQGDIAPGSTLKEMVGNGYLVITISPTQGERYQGVVGLEGETLAECLEDYFMRSEQLPTRLFLRTGEHEGKPGAGGILLQVLPAQDTNADDFNHLATLTETIKTEELIGLPANEVLWRLYHQEEVTVYDPQDVQFKCTCSRERCGDVLKSLPQSEVDEILAEEGKIDMHCDYCGSNYVYDAVDIAAIRNDSAAGDEQIH, from the coding sequence ATGTCCCATCAAGATAAAATGCATCGTTATCTGTTCGAAAATCATGCCGTTCGCGGCGAATTAGTAACCGTATCTCAAACCTGGCAAGAAATTACTGCAGGGCATGGCTATCCACAACCGGTACAACAACTGCTGGGTGAGTTACTGGTTGCGACCAGCCTGCTAACTGCCACCCTGAAATTCGATGGCGATATTACCGTCCAGCTACAGGGTGATGGCGCGTTGAATCTCGCCGTCATTAACGGCAACAACCGCCAGGAAATGCGTGGTGTGGCGCGGATGCAAGGCGACATCGCACCAGGCAGCACCTTGAAAGAGATGGTCGGTAATGGCTATCTGGTTATCACGATTTCACCCACTCAGGGTGAGCGCTATCAGGGCGTTGTCGGTCTTGAAGGCGAGACGCTAGCCGAGTGTTTGGAAGATTATTTTATGCGTTCAGAACAGCTGCCAACACGCTTGTTCCTGCGTACAGGTGAACATGAAGGAAAACCCGGCGCTGGCGGCATCTTGCTACAGGTATTACCCGCTCAGGATACCAATGCGGATGATTTTAACCACCTGGCAACGCTGACTGAAACCATTAAAACCGAAGAACTGATTGGCCTACCAGCTAACGAGGTTTTGTGGCGCCTGTATCATCAGGAAGAGGTTACCGTGTACGACCCACAAGATGTACAGTTCAAGTGCACTTGCTCACGCGAACGCTGTGGCGACGTACTCAAGAGCCTGCCTCAGTCTGAAGTTGATGAGATCCTGGCTGAAGAGGGCAAGATCGATATGCATTGTGACTACTGTGGCAGTAACTATGTCTACGACGCCGTAGATATTGCCGCAATCCGTAATGACTCAGCTGCGGGTGATGAGCAAATACATTGA
- the nudE gene encoding ADP compounds hydrolase NudE yields the protein MTRQLQKPKILNVETVARSNLFTVEAVDLAFSNGARRVYERMRPSDREAVMIVPIIDNHVILIQEYAVGLESYELGFPKGLIDPGETVFEAANRELKEEVGFGATQLEALTKLTMAPSYFSSKMNIVVAEGLYPEQLEGDEPEPLPQLRWSVDNLLSLLEQPDFREARNVSALFLVREWLVKQGRLNY from the coding sequence ATGACCAGACAATTACAGAAACCAAAAATACTTAATGTCGAAACTGTGGCACGTTCAAATTTGTTCACGGTGGAAGCGGTCGATCTGGCCTTCAGTAATGGCGCGCGGCGCGTTTATGAGCGTATGCGTCCTTCGGATCGTGAAGCGGTAATGATAGTCCCCATTATCGATAACCATGTCATCCTCATTCAGGAATACGCAGTAGGGCTGGAATCGTATGAGCTGGGTTTTCCGAAAGGATTAATCGATCCCGGAGAAACCGTTTTTGAAGCCGCCAATCGTGAGCTGAAAGAAGAGGTTGGGTTCGGCGCGACGCAGCTCGAAGCATTGACCAAGTTAACCATGGCACCGTCCTATTTTTCCAGCAAGATGAATATTGTCGTGGCTGAAGGGCTGTACCCTGAACAACTGGAGGGGGATGAGCCTGAGCCACTGCCGCAACTGCGCTGGTCAGTGGATAACTTACTATCATTGCTGGAACAGCCTGATTTTCGCGAGGCGCGTAACGTGAGCGCACTGTTTTTGGTACGCGAATGGTTAGTAAAGCAGGGTAGGCTGAACTACTAA